The Grimontia kaedaensis genome has a window encoding:
- a CDS encoding flavin reductase family protein, with the protein MHFNNEELGQLEDRYRAKLINSLSGFKSANLIGTTDGKGNHNLAIVSSVFHIGANPPLVGMIMRPHTVTRDTLENILELGEYTINQVNADIWKQSHQTSARYEQLVSEFTEAGLTPEWLDGVKAPFVAESRLKYSLLLRESQTLEINGTVLVIGEINNVLVEDDVIANDGYIDIEALETVAVSGLDSYHVTNRLGRLSYAKPDKKPDVID; encoded by the coding sequence ATGCATTTCAACAACGAAGAGTTAGGGCAGCTCGAAGACAGATATCGTGCCAAACTGATTAACAGTCTCTCTGGATTCAAAAGTGCAAATCTTATCGGCACAACCGATGGAAAGGGTAATCACAATCTCGCGATAGTCAGTTCGGTTTTCCACATTGGGGCCAACCCGCCTTTGGTAGGCATGATCATGCGCCCTCATACCGTCACCCGTGACACACTAGAAAACATACTTGAACTCGGTGAGTACACGATCAACCAGGTCAATGCTGATATCTGGAAACAGTCCCATCAAACATCTGCCCGTTACGAACAGTTGGTTTCGGAATTTACGGAAGCTGGGCTGACGCCTGAATGGTTAGATGGAGTGAAAGCTCCCTTTGTCGCAGAGAGTCGACTCAAATATTCATTACTATTGCGAGAATCGCAGACACTGGAAATCAATGGCACAGTGCTGGTGATAGGTGAAATCAATAACGTGCTGGTAGAAGACGATGTGATAGCGAACGATGGCTATATCGACATTGAAGCGTTAGAAACAGTTGCTGTTTCAGGGCTTGATAGCTACCACGTTACCAATAGGTTAGGGCGACTAAGCTACGCAAAACCAGACAAGAAACCGGATGTTATCGACTGA
- a CDS encoding MAPEG family protein yields the protein MTTPIYAALLCMVFIYLAMRVIKFRREYKVALGDGDEKLLKKAIRAHSNFAEYVPFTLLLMLMVELQLDQQSQYLHVLGIALFAGRLLHAYAVSQPSEPLKFRVYGMLLTFSVLIASALWALYLGIF from the coding sequence ATGACCACACCTATCTATGCTGCGCTGCTTTGCATGGTGTTTATTTACTTGGCAATGAGGGTCATTAAGTTCCGTAGAGAATATAAAGTGGCCTTGGGTGATGGCGATGAAAAGTTATTGAAGAAAGCGATACGCGCTCACAGTAACTTTGCAGAGTACGTACCGTTCACTTTGTTGCTGATGTTGATGGTGGAACTTCAGCTAGATCAGCAAAGCCAGTATCTTCATGTGCTCGGTATTGCCTTATTTGCTGGTCGATTGCTCCACGCTTATGCGGTGAGCCAACCCAGTGAGCCTCTAAAATTTCGTGTTTACGGTATGTTGTTGACTTTCTCAGTGTTGATAGCTTCAGCACTATGGGCGCTATATCTAGGTATCTTCTGA
- a CDS encoding NYN domain-containing protein, with protein MKKIAVFADVQNIYYTTRQAYGRQFNYRKLWQQLQYMGDVVVANAYAIRRDDDQQIKFQDALRHIGFEVKLKPYIQRSDGSTKGDWDVGIAIDVMEMAPEVDTIILLSGDGDFDLLMNKVRERYSKEAIVFGVPMLTANSLINSVDQFIRIEEDLLL; from the coding sequence TTGAAGAAAATCGCTGTATTCGCAGATGTACAAAATATCTATTACACCACCCGCCAGGCCTATGGCCGCCAGTTTAACTATCGAAAACTTTGGCAGCAGCTGCAGTACATGGGAGACGTGGTGGTTGCTAACGCCTATGCCATCCGTCGCGATGATGATCAGCAAATAAAGTTCCAGGATGCTCTGCGTCATATCGGTTTTGAAGTGAAGCTTAAGCCCTACATTCAACGCAGTGATGGCAGTACCAAAGGAGATTGGGACGTCGGCATTGCAATAGATGTGATGGAAATGGCACCCGAGGTAGATACCATTATCCTGCTTTCCGGCGATGGCGATTTTGACTTGCTGATGAATAAAGTGCGCGAGCGCTACAGTAAAGAAGCGATTGTGTTCGGTGTGCCGATGCTGACTGCTAATTCATTGATAAACAGCGTTGACCAGTTTATCCGCATTGAAGAAGATCTGTTGCTATAA
- a CDS encoding TldD/PmbA family protein, with product MLNTSTAKAVIDHALFLGADFAELFVERHHSGSVELLSGEVDKVNSGIDFGIGIRLFFGHKVLYGYTNSQDEEKLKQVTSLLCAKDKRDQIAQAGALNFTQRDDRHPVSMPFSANNHVEEKIAFLKRVDAKARAQSDKISQIIGRIAQREQQIEIFNSTGLHVQDTRHYIRIASSVVATHGNEQSTGYEAPGMLSGWEFNSQIDPEELGEMAAKQALIKLGADACPSGEMPVVIGNGFGGVIFHEACGHLLETTSVAKKASVFHDKMGEMIAHPAVSAVDDGLMKNEWGSINIDDEGMETQHTQLIKDGKLTSFMVDHMGSLKTGFERTGSGRRESYKYAPTSRMRNTFIEPGDASFDDMISGVERGIYAKKMGGGSVQPGTGEFNFAVQEAYLIEDGKVTKPLKSATLISTGPKVLKEISMVGKDFALAAGMCGSVSGSVPTTVGQPALKVDNILVGGGN from the coding sequence ATGTTAAATACCAGCACTGCAAAAGCAGTGATTGACCATGCCCTGTTCTTGGGTGCGGATTTTGCGGAGTTGTTCGTAGAGCGACACCATTCGGGGAGCGTAGAGTTACTTTCAGGCGAAGTGGATAAAGTGAATTCAGGTATCGATTTTGGTATCGGTATCCGCCTTTTCTTTGGTCACAAAGTACTTTACGGCTATACCAACAGCCAAGATGAAGAGAAACTCAAACAAGTCACTTCACTTCTCTGTGCCAAGGATAAGCGAGACCAGATCGCACAAGCTGGCGCATTGAATTTCACACAGCGTGATGACCGCCACCCTGTGAGCATGCCTTTCTCCGCAAACAATCATGTCGAAGAGAAAATTGCATTCCTCAAACGTGTTGATGCGAAAGCCCGAGCGCAGAGCGACAAGATCTCTCAGATCATTGGTCGTATCGCACAACGTGAACAGCAGATCGAAATCTTCAACTCCACAGGACTGCACGTTCAGGACACCCGCCACTACATCCGAATCGCATCTTCGGTCGTTGCTACTCATGGCAACGAACAATCTACCGGATATGAAGCACCGGGAATGCTCTCTGGCTGGGAATTTAATTCTCAAATTGACCCAGAAGAGTTAGGTGAAATGGCAGCCAAACAGGCGCTGATTAAACTCGGCGCGGACGCCTGTCCTTCTGGTGAAATGCCGGTTGTAATTGGTAACGGTTTTGGCGGCGTGATTTTCCATGAAGCTTGTGGCCACCTGTTGGAAACAACATCTGTCGCTAAGAAAGCGTCAGTTTTCCACGACAAAATGGGCGAGATGATTGCTCACCCGGCAGTTAGCGCGGTTGATGATGGGTTGATGAAAAATGAATGGGGTTCTATCAACATTGACGATGAAGGCATGGAGACCCAACACACACAACTGATTAAAGACGGCAAACTGACGAGCTTTATGGTCGACCATATGGGTAGCCTGAAAACCGGGTTTGAACGCACGGGCTCTGGTCGTCGTGAATCCTACAAATATGCCCCTACCTCCCGTATGCGTAACACCTTCATTGAACCGGGTGACGCGTCATTTGATGACATGATCAGCGGCGTAGAGCGTGGTATCTATGCGAAGAAGATGGGTGGTGGTTCTGTTCAGCCCGGAACCGGTGAGTTTAACTTTGCGGTTCAGGAGGCCTATCTGATTGAAGACGGCAAAGTGACCAAGCCCCTAAAATCCGCAACCCTGATCAGTACCGGCCCTAAAGTACTGAAAGAAATCAGCATGGTGGGTAAAGACTTTGCACTTGCTGCCGGCATGTGTGGTTCTGTGAGCGGCTCCGTCCCCACTACGGTTGGACAACCCGCGCTTAAAGTCGACAACATTCTGGTAGGAGGCGGTAACTAA
- a CDS encoding LruC domain-containing protein, translating to MLLRKMLITGGCIFTTCTYALTAEDLVFESGADSSNYSALGKPNDVYSIADQLPQDTLDNVYSMLPEGTVVNPDFIDSGKYSSIDIDDELDGAAYATARVTFLNEGAGYLNVLGYFVFDTANPPASIDDIDTHMIIFPNASKPNQGELLEGDTIDLNVQLNAGQTLGFFILSNAWGWGWGYNSVPYLGKWGTPFYSYPDLNPETTSDWRRHNVAFIDTQNDFLVLAFEDIKRPQGDNDFNDLIFTVEITPFQAIDGVNPDGSTDSKYEVLTQNNNPEITVTSVYPSSNGYATIAFEDNWPFKGDYDFNDVVMRYRITETMNGQRELKSFSADYTLQAMGAGYANGFALHLPNVDPSNIASVSLTRNGQAVSHTVQQANPGETVLIISENVREDVENLGVLSEGCPFYRTQTACLDSQTSKLDYQLNVELTTPVARAVVGYPPYDPFIFATDGIYHGDFTDTPPGISWQLHLKQFSGTSDMNNAFFNTNDDNSGGAESFLTSNNMPWAINIRDEWSHPTENTDISHAFTTFADWVTSSGESDKSWYSAATSGKVIAPLADEE from the coding sequence ATGTTGTTGAGAAAAATGCTGATCACTGGAGGGTGCATCTTCACCACTTGCACTTACGCATTGACCGCAGAAGATTTGGTTTTTGAATCAGGTGCTGATTCAAGCAACTACTCTGCACTGGGTAAGCCAAATGATGTTTACTCGATAGCTGACCAACTTCCGCAAGATACACTAGACAACGTGTACTCCATGCTCCCTGAAGGCACTGTCGTTAATCCTGATTTTATCGACAGCGGTAAATATTCCAGTATCGATATCGATGACGAGCTGGACGGAGCTGCATACGCTACGGCGCGGGTCACTTTTCTTAATGAAGGTGCCGGTTACCTGAATGTGCTTGGCTATTTTGTCTTCGATACCGCAAACCCTCCAGCCTCGATAGATGATATCGACACACATATGATTATCTTTCCAAACGCCTCCAAACCCAATCAGGGTGAGCTTTTGGAAGGCGATACGATCGATCTGAACGTGCAACTTAATGCGGGTCAAACTCTGGGGTTCTTTATTCTATCCAATGCCTGGGGTTGGGGCTGGGGTTACAACAGTGTTCCTTATCTGGGCAAATGGGGAACACCGTTTTACAGCTACCCAGACCTGAACCCTGAAACAACATCTGATTGGCGCAGACATAACGTGGCCTTTATCGACACGCAAAATGACTTCCTCGTGTTGGCGTTTGAAGATATTAAGCGCCCTCAAGGCGACAATGATTTCAACGACCTCATTTTTACAGTCGAAATAACGCCATTCCAGGCAATCGATGGGGTTAACCCAGATGGTTCAACCGATTCAAAATATGAAGTTCTGACACAAAACAACAACCCTGAAATCACAGTTACCTCGGTCTATCCGAGCTCGAATGGCTACGCCACCATCGCTTTTGAAGATAACTGGCCGTTTAAAGGGGATTATGACTTCAATGATGTCGTTATGCGTTACAGAATCACTGAAACGATGAACGGGCAACGCGAATTGAAGAGCTTCTCTGCGGATTACACCCTACAAGCAATGGGAGCAGGCTATGCAAACGGTTTTGCTCTGCATTTGCCTAACGTCGATCCTTCGAATATTGCTTCAGTATCGTTGACGCGCAATGGACAAGCCGTCTCCCATACGGTGCAACAAGCTAACCCAGGCGAAACGGTTCTTATCATTTCGGAGAATGTCAGAGAGGATGTGGAGAATCTCGGTGTACTTTCTGAGGGTTGTCCGTTCTACCGGACTCAAACCGCGTGTTTAGATTCGCAAACGAGCAAACTGGACTACCAACTTAACGTCGAACTCACGACACCTGTAGCGCGTGCTGTCGTCGGCTATCCACCTTACGATCCATTTATATTTGCCACCGACGGTATTTATCACGGTGACTTTACCGATACGCCACCCGGAATCAGTTGGCAGCTGCATCTCAAACAATTTTCCGGCACCAGCGATATGAACAATGCCTTTTTCAACACAAACGACGACAACTCCGGTGGCGCAGAATCATTCCTGACCAGTAACAATATGCCGTGGGCCATCAATATCAGGGACGAATGGAGTCACCCAACAGAGAATACCGACATTAGCCACGCTTTCACCACATTTGCAGATTGGGTGACAAGCAGCGGCGAATCGGACAAAAGCTGGTATTCAGCGGCGACTTCCGGAAAAGTCATCGCACCATTGGCGGATGAGGAGTAA
- a CDS encoding CobW family GTP-binding protein, translating to MADKLTKKVPTNIITGFLGVGKTTAILNLLKQKPENENWAVLVNEFGEVGVDGAFLSEQGAMVKEVPGGCMCCVAGLPMAIGINALLAQNPDRLLIEPTGLGHPKDIIGKLLSEHYENYIELNATITLVDPRNFADVRYTENQNFRDQLALADVVVANKADLSSPEDLEAFDNYVQSAEIAKLASGYVEQGQLNPEWLSLPRIDRNAQFGHHHSHDDDEMTPFELEPGEKYRRKENKGQGYVSCGWVFEPNTVFPFDSLYGLFANLNAERVKAVMNTDDGMFAFNVVNQMVTVSPISLQGVESRVEVIDKEPLPWDELEEILLSFIAE from the coding sequence ATGGCCGACAAGCTAACCAAAAAAGTCCCGACCAATATCATCACCGGTTTCCTCGGTGTAGGTAAGACAACTGCCATTCTCAATCTGCTCAAACAAAAGCCAGAAAATGAAAACTGGGCTGTGCTCGTGAATGAGTTTGGTGAAGTGGGCGTTGATGGTGCTTTCCTTAGTGAGCAGGGCGCGATGGTGAAAGAGGTTCCTGGCGGTTGCATGTGCTGTGTGGCGGGTTTACCTATGGCTATTGGCATCAATGCGTTGCTCGCTCAAAATCCAGATCGTTTGCTGATTGAACCGACCGGTTTGGGTCACCCGAAAGACATTATCGGTAAGTTACTCTCGGAGCATTACGAAAACTATATAGAACTCAACGCGACGATTACGTTAGTTGATCCGCGTAACTTCGCAGATGTTCGTTACACTGAGAACCAGAACTTTCGCGATCAGTTGGCACTGGCTGATGTTGTGGTGGCAAACAAAGCCGATCTTAGTTCACCTGAAGATCTCGAAGCTTTCGACAATTACGTGCAGAGCGCTGAAATCGCTAAACTAGCTTCCGGTTATGTTGAACAAGGACAACTCAATCCTGAATGGTTATCCTTGCCACGCATTGATCGTAATGCGCAATTTGGACATCATCACTCGCACGATGATGATGAGATGACTCCGTTTGAACTGGAACCTGGTGAAAAATACCGTCGTAAAGAAAACAAAGGGCAGGGCTATGTCAGCTGCGGCTGGGTGTTCGAGCCAAACACGGTTTTTCCGTTCGATTCGCTTTATGGCCTGTTTGCGAACTTGAATGCGGAGCGAGTAAAAGCCGTGATGAACACCGATGATGGCATGTTTGCATTTAACGTTGTGAACCAGATGGTGACAGTCAGTCCAATCAGTTTGCAAGGCGTTGAGTCCCGTGTCGAAGTCATCGACAAAGAGCCCTTGCCTTGGGATGAGCTCGAAGAAATTCTACTGTCTTTCATCGCAGAGTAG
- a CDS encoding calcium-binding protein, with amino-acid sequence MTNIIHGTENDDIIDGTDGVDFIYGHGGNDYIEGWDGTDYIYGGDGDDTVIGGDGTDEVHGDAGNDWVRGGLLNDNLFGDSGDDRVEGFDGDDNLYGGTGNDTLYGGKGKDNLYGGDGNDRARGNEGDDFVSGGFGDDVLFGNTGNDVLEGDEGNDVLWGNEGTDQLDGGLGNDKLFGGEDNDLLSGFDGDDLLEGGDGKDEIYGGRDNDYLDGGNGDDMLNGGYGNDELHGGLGNDEMYGRGDDDQVFGGAGNDYVSGGLGNDFVNGGSGNDTILGEEGDDNLIGLEGNDTIYGGLGNDFIDGHTEDDLLYGWSGNDTIRGGLGNDKLFGEAGNDKLYGHDGLDRLNGGGGDDYLDGGMGRDILTGGAGRDTFFFNNSSENDIILDFNGNLDTIAIQKTLATRMSDINIRQSGEDVVMTFDKAPTKIVLDKFSATDLDASMFDFV; translated from the coding sequence ATGACAAATATCATTCATGGAACCGAGAACGACGACATTATTGACGGCACAGACGGTGTCGATTTTATCTATGGTCATGGCGGCAATGACTATATCGAAGGTTGGGATGGCACAGACTACATCTACGGCGGTGACGGTGATGACACTGTTATCGGTGGTGATGGAACAGATGAAGTTCACGGCGATGCGGGTAATGACTGGGTGCGTGGCGGCCTATTGAACGACAACCTATTTGGCGATTCTGGCGATGACCGCGTTGAAGGTTTCGATGGTGACGACAACCTGTATGGTGGTACTGGGAATGACACCCTCTATGGCGGTAAAGGTAAAGATAACCTTTATGGTGGTGACGGGAATGATCGAGCTCGCGGCAACGAAGGTGATGACTTTGTAAGCGGTGGCTTTGGCGATGATGTGTTATTCGGTAACACCGGTAATGACGTTCTAGAAGGCGATGAAGGCAACGACGTACTTTGGGGCAATGAAGGCACTGATCAGCTGGATGGTGGCTTAGGTAACGATAAACTATTCGGTGGCGAAGATAATGACCTGCTTTCCGGCTTTGACGGCGACGATCTTCTCGAGGGCGGAGACGGCAAAGACGAAATCTATGGGGGTCGCGACAATGATTATCTGGACGGCGGCAATGGGGATGACATGCTGAATGGAGGCTATGGGAACGACGAGCTCCATGGCGGTCTTGGCAACGACGAAATGTATGGTCGTGGCGACGACGATCAGGTCTTTGGCGGTGCGGGTAACGATTATGTCAGTGGTGGCCTTGGCAATGACTTTGTGAACGGTGGCTCTGGTAACGACACTATTCTCGGTGAAGAAGGCGATGACAATCTGATTGGCCTTGAGGGTAACGATACCATTTATGGTGGTCTTGGCAACGATTTCATCGATGGTCACACTGAAGACGACCTCCTTTACGGCTGGTCTGGTAATGACACTATCCGAGGAGGCCTGGGTAACGACAAACTGTTCGGTGAAGCAGGTAACGACAAGCTTTACGGCCATGACGGACTGGATCGCCTAAATGGCGGTGGCGGTGACGACTATCTGGATGGCGGCATGGGTCGTGACATCCTGACTGGTGGCGCTGGCCGTGACACCTTCTTCTTCAATAACAGCAGTGAAAACGACATCATTCTCGATTTCAATGGTAACTTGGACACTATTGCGATTCAGAAGACGCTGGCGACACGCATGTCAGACATCAACATTCGCCAATCTGGTGAAGACGTTGTCATGACATTTGATAAAGCGCCAACCAAGATCGTGCTGGATAAGTTCAGCGCAACCGATCTGGATGCATCTATGTTTGATTTCGTATAA
- a CDS encoding alpha/beta hydrolase: MSSKIYFGNNNRFSFKRGALSVASRLHHKIAPKHALKTARRLFLTPAKGRETNPVPEGMVIEAVPTKQGNMMTYKLGSGPTWVLTHGWSGSSNQFFPLMEHIVEAGFTALAYDHPGHGKSEGKEGSIPAFLNALDGILNQQEKIEGVVAHSMGGATLLESEHPSLQGKPIILVAPVLKYWDNLFGTIEASGYSMKLFKEVIASVGQEYNVRIEDIDPFVKLGKRQSPVVIVHDKGDRFAPFGVSKEATIYDHVTLVETEGLGHGRVLKSDPLKEAFSKVARPLV, from the coding sequence ATGAGTAGCAAAATCTACTTTGGCAATAACAACCGGTTCAGCTTTAAACGTGGCGCATTGAGCGTTGCGAGTCGGCTTCATCACAAAATTGCGCCTAAGCATGCACTTAAAACGGCGCGTCGTTTATTTCTTACACCTGCAAAAGGGCGGGAAACCAACCCTGTGCCAGAAGGAATGGTCATAGAAGCCGTTCCAACCAAGCAGGGTAACATGATGACCTATAAGTTGGGTTCTGGCCCAACTTGGGTGCTCACGCACGGCTGGTCAGGTTCTTCAAACCAGTTCTTTCCTTTGATGGAGCATATCGTAGAAGCGGGTTTTACCGCATTGGCTTATGACCATCCAGGACACGGTAAGAGTGAAGGCAAAGAGGGGAGCATTCCTGCTTTTCTCAACGCTTTGGATGGTATTCTCAACCAGCAGGAAAAAATAGAAGGTGTGGTGGCACACTCAATGGGAGGTGCAACCTTGTTGGAAAGTGAGCATCCATCGCTCCAAGGTAAACCGATTATTCTGGTGGCACCGGTACTCAAATATTGGGACAACCTTTTTGGCACTATCGAAGCTTCTGGTTACTCAATGAAGCTGTTTAAAGAAGTGATCGCTTCTGTTGGGCAGGAATACAATGTCCGCATTGAAGATATCGACCCCTTCGTTAAGCTGGGTAAGCGCCAATCTCCCGTTGTGATTGTTCATGACAAAGGTGACCGTTTCGCGCCATTTGGAGTGTCAAAAGAAGCGACAATCTATGACCATGTCACTTTGGTGGAAACGGAAGGGTTAGGGCATGGTCGTGTTTTGAAAAGCGATCCACTGAAAGAAGCATTCTCTAAAGTGGCTCGGCCGCTTGTTTAA
- a CDS encoding TetR/AcrR family transcriptional regulator, translating into MSKKKQTREQILSTAFEMASHEGLESLTIGELAKRVGMSKSGLFAHFNSRSNLQAAVVMFAGECFTARIIVPCREASHPSIEAKIRHMLDNWLTWNSSFQGSCMFLDAWRESHDDADPMQQALEGTIKKWLNYLHIQFEKGIESGEFREDLDCWQTVYELYGLYLSSHLFRTLKLESEGAQKFWTGIDGLFNKVRK; encoded by the coding sequence ATGAGCAAGAAAAAGCAGACGCGGGAACAGATACTGAGCACTGCCTTCGAAATGGCGAGTCATGAAGGGTTGGAAAGCCTCACCATTGGCGAATTAGCCAAACGGGTGGGTATGTCGAAAAGCGGGCTGTTTGCACATTTTAACTCGCGGAGCAATTTACAGGCTGCTGTAGTGATGTTTGCTGGGGAGTGTTTCACTGCTCGTATTATTGTGCCTTGCAGAGAAGCTTCACATCCGAGCATTGAAGCGAAGATCCGCCACATGCTGGACAATTGGCTGACTTGGAACAGCTCCTTCCAAGGAAGCTGCATGTTTCTGGATGCATGGCGTGAAAGCCATGATGATGCAGATCCTATGCAGCAGGCACTAGAAGGGACGATAAAAAAGTGGCTAAACTATCTACACATTCAGTTCGAGAAAGGCATTGAATCTGGCGAGTTTCGTGAAGATTTGGATTGCTGGCAAACCGTATATGAACTCTATGGTTTGTACCTGAGTAGCCATTTGTTCAGAACCCTGAAATTGGAATCTGAAGGGGCGCAGAAGTTCTGGACAGGTATTGATGGCCTGTTCAATAAAGTTAGAAAATAA
- a CDS encoding GNAT family N-acetyltransferase, which translates to MQQPILSTSRLTLRNLNEKDAGFINRLYNTDGFLQFIGDKNIRSPIDAAVYLRSTLLPMHNVPLMGLLAVQLKNHEPIGVCGLIDRDNLDGIDLGFGFFPEYHGQGYAKEAAMAVLEMAKDSLALTEVVAITLETNKSCLKLLKNLGFQKAKAAHPEPEVMLLKLKL; encoded by the coding sequence ATGCAACAACCCATACTAAGTACATCTCGATTAACGCTCAGAAACCTTAACGAGAAAGATGCAGGCTTTATCAACCGACTCTATAACACTGATGGTTTTCTTCAGTTTATTGGAGACAAAAATATTCGCAGTCCCATAGACGCTGCTGTTTACCTTCGTTCGACGCTGCTGCCTATGCACAATGTCCCCCTAATGGGTCTATTAGCCGTGCAGCTCAAAAACCATGAGCCCATTGGCGTATGCGGATTGATTGACAGAGATAACCTTGACGGAATCGATTTGGGATTTGGATTTTTCCCGGAATATCACGGACAGGGGTATGCAAAAGAAGCAGCAATGGCTGTGTTAGAAATGGCGAAAGATTCACTGGCATTGACAGAAGTGGTAGCCATAACACTTGAAACTAATAAAAGTTGCTTGAAACTACTCAAAAACCTCGGATTCCAAAAAGCGAAAGCTGCGCATCCTGAACCCGAAGTCATGCTTTTGAAATTGAAGTTATAG
- a CDS encoding TldD/PmbA family protein: protein MSDQKTLEIAIEQVLELAQKSGAQADVIASSNESFSLKADQGELSEYKVTASQVIGVRVIKDEHVAISYSESLEPENLAQMVDQALTNASFTKKDPLQKIHAEGLNISTDYPEIYQQDDATPEQKIELALSLEGKIREKPLAKGAPYNGYSENSGITLLGNTLGTRCFHQSRSLSCYTAALIDHNDKQAMHVAASVARTFDGLTSEKVINNAYDMAEALLEGTPIATGQYSVIFEQDSLNEVLGAFGSVFSGESAKRGINPWRDKIGQQVASPLLSFRDVAYMPGGHAIKSFDGEGFATSDTPLIENGELVGLLHNSATAAHFGVAHTANAGRSPKGTLSVSSRHDVIGAGTSSEAEVTAGEYLELVDLQGVHSGADAISGDFSFGASGFLCQDGKRIQPVRGITVAGNFYNMIKEVEAVGSTVVPNYAGQFYSPLIRFARLNIAGK, encoded by the coding sequence ATGAGCGACCAAAAAACATTAGAAATCGCCATCGAGCAGGTGCTTGAACTGGCTCAGAAAAGCGGTGCACAAGCTGATGTGATTGCATCCAGCAACGAGAGCTTTAGCCTGAAGGCTGACCAAGGCGAATTGTCCGAATATAAAGTGACAGCAAGTCAGGTCATCGGTGTTCGAGTAATTAAAGACGAACATGTCGCTATCAGCTACTCTGAATCCCTTGAGCCGGAAAACCTGGCGCAAATGGTCGATCAGGCGCTGACCAATGCCAGCTTTACCAAGAAAGATCCGCTCCAGAAAATTCATGCAGAAGGTCTAAACATCAGCACGGATTATCCGGAAATCTATCAGCAGGACGATGCAACGCCCGAGCAGAAGATAGAGTTGGCTTTGTCGCTTGAAGGAAAAATCCGTGAAAAACCATTGGCAAAAGGCGCGCCTTACAATGGTTACAGTGAAAACAGTGGTATCACCCTGCTGGGTAACACCCTCGGCACCCGCTGTTTCCATCAATCTCGTTCACTGAGCTGTTATACCGCCGCGTTGATTGACCACAACGACAAGCAAGCGATGCACGTTGCTGCGTCTGTTGCCCGCACCTTTGATGGCCTGACATCAGAAAAGGTCATCAACAATGCCTACGACATGGCTGAAGCCCTGTTGGAAGGCACGCCAATTGCGACTGGCCAATACTCGGTCATTTTCGAGCAAGACAGCCTGAATGAGGTGCTGGGTGCTTTTGGTAGTGTGTTCTCTGGTGAATCGGCAAAACGTGGTATCAATCCGTGGCGCGATAAAATTGGCCAGCAAGTCGCAAGTCCGCTGTTGAGTTTCAGGGATGTGGCTTACATGCCTGGCGGCCATGCTATCAAGTCATTCGATGGTGAAGGCTTTGCAACAAGTGACACGCCACTGATAGAAAATGGTGAGCTGGTTGGTCTGCTGCATAACTCAGCCACTGCCGCACACTTCGGCGTTGCGCACACCGCGAATGCAGGCCGTTCACCAAAAGGCACCTTGAGCGTCAGTTCTCGCCACGACGTGATTGGGGCTGGCACCAGCAGTGAAGCCGAAGTCACCGCAGGTGAATACCTTGAGCTGGTTGACCTCCAAGGCGTTCACTCTGGTGCAGATGCTATCAGCGGTGATTTCTCGTTTGGAGCAAGCGGATTCCTTTGCCAAGATGGTAAGCGAATCCAACCTGTACGAGGAATCACAGTCGCGGGTAACTTCTATAACATGATTAAAGAAGTGGAAGCGGTTGGTAGTACCGTGGTGCCGAATTATGCCGGACAGTTCTACTCTCCACTGATTCGCTTCGCGCGACTGAATATTGCCGGTAAGTGA